The Alnus glutinosa chromosome 1, dhAlnGlut1.1, whole genome shotgun sequence region ctctctctctctcttctttttatttatttttttatttttttgtttttgtttttttgttttgttttgttttgttttgttttgttttgtttttttaatgtcatTGTACTCGGTACTTCTGTTGAAAGGGGTGAAAATGGAAGTGTATGCTTTGATGATACAATCATCTTCAACTGTCGATTTTTATTACTGGCAAATTTTTGGTATGTGACTTTATTATTCACCTTCTGACAtttgttttcatcttttttcCCCATAGTGTCCTGGACCACAAGTTGTTTAAATGGTGTTCAGATATTCTCTTGAGGAGTCAACAAGAAAAATGGAAGGAGCAGGCTGTGAATCACCAGTCACAGTTAATAATGTGCAGGGTTGTGTTACGCCACAGCTTCCCAAAACCTATGATGACGACGACTTCTTTGGGATGTCCCAGCGGAATGGGAAGGAGATGCATTCTCCTAtgctaaagaaaaagaaaccggTAATTATGGAAAGATCTGGAGCGAATCAGAATGGTCAAGCACCAGACGACAGCTTCCTACCAGGTCTCACTGATGATGCAGCATTAGATGTGTTGGCCTGGAGCAGTAGATCAGACTACCCAAATCTAGCctgtttgaataaaaaattcaagTCCTTATTTGGCAGTGGATACTTGTACAAATTGAGGCGGCGGCTTGGTGTGGTTGAACACTGGGTTTATCTAGCCTGTATACTAATGCCTTGGGAAGCGTTTGATCCTTTTGGACAGAGATGGATGAGATTGCCCAGGATGCCTTGTGATGAATGTTTTACTTATGCAGACAAGGAGTCTCTTGCTGTAGGGACTGAGCTACTTGTATTTGGCCGTGAGTTGTCAGGGTTTGCAATTTGGATGTATAGCTTGCTTACTCGTGGTTGGTCAAGATGCCCTCTAATGAATTTGGCCCGTTGTTTGTTTGGTTCAAGCAGCATTGGGGAAGTTGCTATTGTAGCTGGGGGAAGTGACAAGAATGGCTGCGTTCTAAAATCTGCTGAGCTTTACAATTCTGAACTGGGTGTCTGGCAAAGTTTGTCAGATATGAATGTGGCCCGTAAACTGTGCTCAGGCTTCTTTATGGATGGGAAATTTTATGTCATTGGCGGCATGTCGAGCCATACAGCTCGTTTGACTTGTGGTGAAGAGTATAACATGGAGACGGGGACATGGAGGAGGGTAGAGAACATGTATCCTGTTTCTGATGCGGCGGGTAGAGAGCCAGCTATGTGTTCTCCTCCTCTTGTTGCTGTTGTAAATGATCAGCTTTATTCTGCTGACCAAGCAACAAATGAAGTTAAGAAATATGACAAGATCAATAACTCATGGTCCGTTGTGAAGAGGTTGCCGGTTCGGGCGGACTCATCTAATGGTTGGGGACTTGCGTTTAAGGCATGTGGAAATAGCTTATTAGTGATTGGAGGGCACAGGGGACCTGAAGGTGAAGTTATTGTGCTGCACGCTTGGGATCCAAAAGATGGAAACCAAGACTGGAATGTGCTTTCTGTCAGGGAGCGTGCTGGTGCTTTTGTGTACAACTGCGCGGTAATGGGCTGTTAACACACGCCccctcccttttctttttctttttttttttcttttttcttttttttcttttccctgtGTTTGTCTTTATAGTGCAAATCTTTGACTTGTGGGAAAaccaaataattttcaattggaacAGCAAAGCATGTTTTTCTCGGGTATCGTTTATTTACAGAGCTTAAATGTTGTTAAATTTGTGCATTCTTCTTCTGTCTGTGTTGCTTGCTGATTCTGTGGCTTTGAAAAATCATAATAACCTAATTTCCAGACCTGAAATACACATGGAACTTCATAATTAATGGATGGTATCCTAGGTTTATTACTAAAAGTTTTTTACTGTTATGCTTCTTCAAAGGCTGTATACAGTCTTTCAGAAAATTCGATGAAGGCAGCCATGGAATGGTTTGGTCTTCTTCCATTTAAAGAAGATGGACGCAATTTGCGTTAATGAAGGGTTCCTTTGAACCCGGCATCAGCGTACAAATTTAAAATACGTGACTTAGCATGGCCCGTGCATGCCCACGTACTCTGTAGTCCATTCATCAACATGCCTACATGGCAACAAATCTATTGTATTTGCCCGGCCCCACATCCAAGTCGGTTTGGATTAGCTGAGCAGAAAAGAACAACGGTAAGCGGTGGCTGCCGTACTGGTGGAAGCAGTGGTGCTGGTGATGATGGCAGGCGGTTGAGGGGTTCCCAAGTTGCGTCAAGGGCGTGGGAATATTGGTTGATCTTTCTCCATTGCCACAATTAATAGAGAGAAAAACTACTGCATGAATCCTTGATGAATATTAATTTcataaagaaattatttaactacatattaaaaattaagaaactaaaaccaatATGTGAATGCGTATACCCAATACCCAAAGGTAGTTTGAAGGGGTCGAGcgttactttttaaagtttaaagatgTAAGGCTATTAGTACCAAAGGTTATAATTAAGTTAAATCGTCATATATACTTATGAGTGCATCTCaatctatatataatatttacacaatcttatagaaaaagaaaataatatctaAGTATTTATACATCGGCTGGCGAAAATGTTTTATAGTTGTCTAGATATAAATTTGAACAAAAGCTTTCGCccaaaattaatattcaaactaGGATGGGTTAAGTAAAGTAATTTTTCCGAGTCTATAAAGGTAGGTTGAGTGGGTTGAATAAGTAATGGCAGCCCCTAATTAGGTAGGTTGGCGTGAAGCACCATATCGATATAATTTGCACTTGCCAAAATTCAGACTAATGTAATAAGGCCGGTACCAGAGTAAGGATTAAAGAAAGATAAAGCAGCATGCAAGCACAATTGAACAGCAAATGTGTTGATGTTTATTGCAAATGCTTTGCTCTTTTACTTATGCCACAATTGTGCCTCTTGCAtagatttttacttttatggCGTCAAGTACAAATGTAACAAAGTTATGGGACATCATCGTCCTATAATTTTTCAAGTGATGTATATGAGTGGGATTTCATCACCCTTCCCAATGAGAGCCCCCTCTCCTCCCCTGTGCTGCTCACGGACAGATAGAGGTGGGGATGGTCCGAgatgttaatttattattattactcttattattattttaaaaataaattaaaatgtctttttaatattaatataatatttattttttccttttttaatatttatagttttaacCAGAAGGCCACACGTGTGACCTTTTGGTTAGGTATGACGTGACAACATCGTTAGAAAATACCTATTTGATAACAATTGAAACTTTAGGAAGTAAATTGACAATATTTAAACTTAAGAGAACAATTTGATAGTGTCATACCTCATGACCTTGAAgcatttttccctttctttctctttaccttttattctttctctttacCTTGTATTGGTTGGGTTGGGCAGATTGGGatccttttccttttcacttGAAGATCCATTTCATCAAGTAACTgtgaatttgaatatttatttgaatagaagTGAagaatgattgatgtgatataaaatttgagaatgttttataaaaaaagtgaaaaaaaattattttgtagtgaatttttttatttgaatagtaataaaaaattattgatgtgatgtaaaaagtgtaaaaaagttaaaatgtttttgatttaatttttttgggagaagtgaaatggaaattgGAAATTTTAGGCTTTGTTACCAAACAACTTATTATGTTACATTTAACGGTATAAAATctcatatcatttaaaaaatttaaatgataaaaCATATTCACTATGTTGTAACACATACAACATTATATCTGCAAAATCTAATttgaaccataaaataaatattctccatttcacttaaaatgaagAGGACCCTAATCCGGGTTGAGCCACTGTGTTAGACCCTCTCATGCTTTCGCTGGCTTTGTATCTATTCGCTTGGCCCCACCCATGTACCGTTTTGTTTGTAGTACAGATGGGCTTCCCACCCCGCCAAAATCTGCTTTGGGAGATTCATAAGAGAGCCCTAGCTTGGTGAAACTTCAGggttatagtaaaaaaaaaatagcatgcAAATTGGCAATCATGTAGGCCTCTTAGAAGATGCTTTCACTCTAGAGAAATGAAGCATGCTCATTGCTCCAGCTTGAAGCTCAATATCATCTGTACGTGTAACCCTTTTTATCCTATCAATCCCATACTCATGGAAGATCAAACCTCAGACCTTCACTTTTAGATAGAACTACCGCAAGGCTATAAAATCATTGGTACTCAATAGTCAGCATATAAATCACAATATTCATGACCAATGAAATAAATGAGACTGAGTAAAACGTCTATTACTACTATTATTCATCACCTCCATAGTCACCACCCCATTATACCCGGAATATAAAGAGCACGCCAATAGCAGATTCTTTGTCTCGGCTATAATCCGTACACAACTGCGTTTAGAAATGTCACCAAATCCGCCTCTGTTGGCTCAGCCTGACACTATGCTAAataatttgaaacaatattgGCATAAATTGGAATTAGATTCATCTTTTCTATCACCCCAtataaattgaaagaataacAATTTGGAAATGAATGAATTAACAAAATCAGATATCATTCATCATAGCAGCCAAATACTGCTTTCCTGCatacaaaaaaattatacacaCAAGAATAATCGAGGCTAAACGCACTAACGCAGGACTCATGTTCTTGGACTTAGCTTCACTGTATTGCCCTTCACCATTAATCATCCTTAATCGCTCACATAAAAGAATTCTCTTGTCTTGAGGCGTTTTAAAACTTTTCTCAGCATTACTGAACAGCTTTTTACCTGCAATATTAATTGTGACAGTTTACGATTATATTCACATGGAAGAGCAAAAAGTACCAAAAAGAGACCAAAATTGACACTGCAAAAAGGATAAACTTGTCTGCTATTACAACTAAAATGGCCAAAACCGTAAAATTAGGGTAACTTTTTAGACAACGATCTAGTAAATCGGACCCAAAATCTATTGGTCATCGTCACGTTGTGATTCCAAGTGGCACAATGTCACTCCAAGTCCAAGAGCCACCCACCAGTATCTTAACCTCTAATTGCAAATCTTAAGTGCTCTTTAAACAAATTTCTCTTTGTAATCCTTAGAAAACATTGATGTTGCAAGCAGTAATTCTGTCTTTTGTAAAGTGGGTAAATGTTAAGATGTAGCAACCATTT contains the following coding sequences:
- the LOC133855504 gene encoding F-box/kelch-repeat protein At5g60570-like, giving the protein MVFRYSLEESTRKMEGAGCESPVTVNNVQGCVTPQLPKTYDDDDFFGMSQRNGKEMHSPMLKKKKPVIMERSGANQNGQAPDDSFLPGLTDDAALDVLAWSSRSDYPNLACLNKKFKSLFGSGYLYKLRRRLGVVEHWVYLACILMPWEAFDPFGQRWMRLPRMPCDECFTYADKESLAVGTELLVFGRELSGFAIWMYSLLTRGWSRCPLMNLARCLFGSSSIGEVAIVAGGSDKNGCVLKSAELYNSELGVWQSLSDMNVARKLCSGFFMDGKFYVIGGMSSHTARLTCGEEYNMETGTWRRVENMYPVSDAAGREPAMCSPPLVAVVNDQLYSADQATNEVKKYDKINNSWSVVKRLPVRADSSNGWGLAFKACGNSLLVIGGHRGPEGEVIVLHAWDPKDGNQDWNVLSVRERAGAFVYNCAVMGC